In one Brassica oleracea var. oleracea cultivar TO1000 chromosome C9, BOL, whole genome shotgun sequence genomic region, the following are encoded:
- the LOC106319501 gene encoding LOW QUALITY PROTEIN: thioredoxin reductase 2-like (The sequence of the model RefSeq protein was modified relative to this genomic sequence to represent the inferred CDS: inserted 1 base in 1 codon) has product MCWISMSQLKLLLSRAGGFLLVSALSASALNAPSLASSASSSSPAAMETHKTKVCIVGSGPAAHTASIYAARAELKPLLFEGWMANDIAPGGQLTTTTDVENFPGFPEGILGIEIVEKFRKQSERFGTKIFTETVNKVDFSSKPFKLFTDSRTVLADAVIISTGAVAKRLSFAGSGEGAGGFWNRGISACAVCDGAAPIFRNKPLVVIGGGDSAMEEANFLTKYGSKVYIIHRRDTFRASKIMQQXALSNPKIEVIWNSSVVEAYGDENGKGVLGGLKVKNVVTGDVSDLKVSGLFFAIGHEPATKFLDGQLELDEDGYVVTKPGTTKTSVVGVFAAGDVQDKKYRQAITAAGTGCMAALDAEHYLQEIGSQEGKSD; this is encoded by the exons ATGTGTTGGATCTCTATGAGCCAATTAAAATTATTATTAAGCAGAGCAGGAGGCTTTCTACTCGTATCTGCTCTCTCCGCGTCTGCTCTAAACGCGCCGTCTCTAGCCTCCTCCGCGTCCTCTTCATCTCCCGCCGCCATGGAAACTCACAAAACCAAGGTCTGCATCGTCGGAAGCGGTCCCGCAGCGCACACGGCATCGATCTACGCAGCTAGGGCAGAGCTCAAGCCTCTCCTCTTCGAAGGATGGATGGCTAACGACATCGCTCCCGGCGGTCAATTAACCACAACCACCGACGTCGAGAACTTCCCCGGCTTCCCCGAAGGTATCCTCGGCATCGAGATCGTGGAGAAGTTCCGTAAGCAATCTGAGCGATTCGGCACCAAGATCTTCACCGAGACGGTTAATAAGGTTGATTTCTCCTCGAAGCCGTTTAAGCTGTTCACCGATTCAAGAACCGTCCTCGCCGACGCCGTGATCATCTCCACGGGAGCCGTGGCGAAACGCCTCAGCTTCGCTGGATCTGGTGAAGGCGCCGGTGGTTTCTGGAACAGAGGTATCTCGGCGTGCGCCGTGTGCGACGGAGCTGCTCCGATTTTCAGGAACAAGCCTCTGGTGGTTATCGGCGGCGGAGATTCGGCTATGGAGGAAGCGAATTTTCTGACTAAGTATGGTTCCAAGGTTTACATTATCCACAGGAGGGATACCTTCAGGGCGTCTAAGATCATGCAGC ACGCGTTGTCGAACCCTAAGATTGAAGTGATTTGGAACTCTTCGGTGGTTGAGGCGTACGGAGATGAGAACGGGAAAGGCGTTCTTGGGGGTTTGAAGGTGAAGAACGTTGTTACTGGCGATGTGTCTGATTTGAAGGTGTCGGGATTGTTCTTTGCGATAGGGCATGAGCCAGCGACGAAGTTCTTGGATGGGCAGCTTGAGCTTGATGAAGACGGCTATGTGGTGACTAAGCCTGGTACAACTAAGACGAGTGTGGTTGGTGTGTTTGCTGCTGGAGATGTTCAAGATAAGAAGTATAGGCAGGCTATTACAGCTGCAGGAACTG GGTGTATGGCGGCCTTGGACGCAGAGCATTACTTACAGGAGATTGGATCTCAGGAGGGTAAAAGTGATTAG
- the LOC106317850 gene encoding glutathione S-transferase T3-like produces MDPYSQSSSFMDLLTNQQPNTQPSLDNSASVFGPWCEDGDFEAHTVEDRKERRKWTPTEDRVLISAWLNTSKDPLVGNEQKAIAFWKHIECYYGASPKLAGLQKREPTHCKSRWGKINEAVCKFVGCYDTAAKQKSSGQNEDDVMKMAHEIYFNDYKVKFTLEHAWLELRHDQKWCGASTTKDKVSSKRRKLDEESAQSSTREDDQRPIGVKAAKAKGKRSVGKATTLEEEGKEIQSMWELRQKDFALKGTLNKQKLLDSLIAKTKPLSELEIALKDKLIKDMLTS; encoded by the coding sequence ATGGATCCATATTCTCAGTCTTCTAGCTTTATGGACCTCTTAACCAATCAACAACCAAACACTCAACCTAGTTTAGATAACTCTGCCTCTGTCTTCGGTCCTTGGTGTGAAGATGGGGACTTTGAAGCACACACCGTTGAGGACCGTAAAGAGAGAAGGAAGTGGACACCAACAGAAGATCGTGTGCTCATCAGTGCTTGGTTGAACACATCCAAAGATCCTCTTGTTGGGAATGAGCAAAAGGCAATTGCCTTTTGGAAACACATCGAATGTTATTATGGAGCAAGTCCGAAGCTTGCTGGGTTGCAAAAGAGAGAACCAACTCACTGCAAATCAAGGTGGGGGAAGATCAATGAGGCTGTGTGCAAGTTTGTAGGGTGCTATGATACTGCAGCGAAACAGAAGTCAAGCGGTCAGAATGAAGACGATGTTATGAAGATGGCACACGAGATTTACTTCAATGATTACAAAGTGAAGTTCACGCTAGAGCATGCATGGCTGGAGCTTAGACATGATCAGAAATGGTGTGGCGCATCTACAACTAAAGATAAGGTTTCATCAAAAAGAAGGAAGTTAGATGAGGAGTCGGCACAATCATCAACTAGAGAGGATGATCAACGGCCTATTGGTGTTAAAGCAGCAAAGGCGAAAGGGAAACGGTCAGTGGGAAAGGCAACGACATTGGAAGAGGAAGGAAAAGAGATTCAGAGCATGTGGGAGCTTAGGCAGAAGGACTTTGCTTTGAAGGGTACTCTTAACAAGCAAAAATTGCTTGACAGCCTAATTGCCAAGACTAAACCATTAAGTGAACTCGAAATTGCCTTAAAAGATAAGCTTATTAAGGATATGTTGACAAGTTAG
- the LOC106318233 gene encoding AT-rich interactive domain-containing protein 3-like, translating to MESALENITEMESERVEQGTDKEIETEGQTQDTVVGTNKEVETKGKTQDNVVETNKETETEEQTQDNIVETIKGMETEEQSQDTAMETENKNPGETVGEEDPVSEPKDPSSPMIIEEGISHVSILEKEDDGDDDVPKTDDEKNTQLETSPHLSPPSSVAINPEGGLSKATVEDNVERNIGSSEVSSGVLKNDKDSVMVDKDTPVVHEETATGPYSKLSEDKGSPHHHANTVMDQDKATEEQDMASSGELNEITVTPDTKLLEDKGSPRHHVDTVMEQDKPAEEHDMASSGDFNEITVTPDTKLSEDNGSPLHHADTVMEQDKPAVEVEHNMASSVDQNEVTVTPDTKISEGKESPHRHANSVMEQDNPAEEHNMASSEDHNEVTVTPDTKLSEEKGSPLHHADTVMEQDKAAEEHDMISSGDHNESPVTADTKDVEENNERLDKGEANNMNLADHVSEPVDHDEGTTTENEKEPDVPVSETESNLENKPSEPLIETSVNVEKEPDMSATENLTENDQNSDVLAAGVSGDSDKGLSLLPATQTSPNHNEGVATLEAERMEDMEVDVPDSILVTDASIDPPNNNEVSVEAPTNAENKDYSIVLVPEGSDADNESASVRREPGPPYVASSDTKSEVGASGGLNKGVHKIGPPPPGLDRPMSPKRSFLLDDTSEGYESGTEEDQAAFMKELGHFFRERNMDFKPPKFYGEGLNCLKLWRAVIRLGGYDKVTGCKLWRQVGESFRPPKTCTTVSWTFRGFYEKALLEYERHKVFVGEVQIPLAIEPEPMNIDNQASGSGRARRDAAARAMQGWHSQRLNGNGEVNDDPAFKDKNLVLHQKREKQIGTPPGLLKRKRLSSTEHVAKHAIQVSNPMLDVTVVDVGPPADWVKINVQRTQDCFEVYALVPGLVREEVRVQSDPAGRLVISGEPENPMNPWGATPFKKVVSLPTRIDPHHTSAVVTLNGQLFVRVPLEQSD from the exons ATGGAATCGGCATTGGAGAATATAACAGAAATGGAGAGTGAGAGAGTTGAACAGGGCACAGACAAGGAAATTGAGACTGAAGGGCAAACTCAGGATACTGTTGTGGGAACCAATAAGGAAGTTGAGACTAAAGGGAAAACTCAGGATAACGTTGTGGAAACCAATAAGGAAACTGAGACTGAAGAGCAAACTCAGGATAACATTGTGGAAACCATTAAGGGAATGGAGACTGAAGAACAAAGTCAGGATACTGCTATGGAAACCGAGAATAAGAATCCAGGAGAGACAGTCGGAGAGGAAGATCCAGTAAGCGAACCTAAGGATCCTTCTTCTCCCATGATCATTGAAGAAGGTATTTCTCATGTTTCTATCCTTGAAAAGGAGGACGACGGTGATGATGATGTACCAAAGACTGATGATGAGAAGAATACCCAATTAGAGACTAGCCCGCATCTAAGTCCTCCTTCTTCAGTGGCTATAAATCCTGAAGGAGGGTTAAGCAAGGCTACTGTGGAAGACAATGTTGAACGGAACATTGGGTCCAGCGAAGTAAGTTCGGGTGTCTTGAAGAATGACAAAGATTCTGTCATGGTTGACAAAGATACTCCAGTAGTCCATGAAGAAACGGCCACAGGACCTTATAGCAAACTCTCAGAGGATAAAGGATCGCCACATCATCATGCTAATACTGTGATGGATCAGGACAAAGCTACAGAAGAACAGGACATGGCATCCTCAGGAGAGCTGAACGAGATTACAGTCACTCCTGATACCAAACTCTTGGAGGACAAAGGATCACCCCGTCATCATGTTGATACTGTGATGGAGCAGGACAAACCTGCAGAAGAGCATGATATGGCATCCTCAGGAGACTTTAACGAGATTACGGTCACTCCTGATACCAAACTCTCGGAGGACAATGGATCACCCCTTCATCATGCTGATACTGTGATGGAGCAGGACAAACCTGCGGTAGAAGTAGAACATAACATGGCATCCTCAGTAGACCAAAACGAGGTTACAGTCACTCCTGATACCAAAATCTCGGAGGGAAAAGAATCGCCGCATCGTCATGCCAATTCTGTGATGGAGCAGGATAATCCTGCGGAAGAACATAACATGGCATCCTCAGAAGATCACAACGAGGTTACAGTCACTCCTGATACCAAACTCTCGGAGGAAAAAGGATCACCCCTTCATCATGCTGATACTGTAATGGAGCAGGACAAAGCTGCAGAAGAACATGACATGATATCCTCAGGAGATCATAACGAGTCTCCAGTAACTGCTGACACCAAAGATGTTGAGGAGAACAATGAGAGGCTAGACAAGGGCGAGGCTAACAATATGAACTTGGCTGACCATGTAAGTGAGCCAGTGGATCATGATGAAGGAACCACAACGGAGAATGAAAAAGAGCCAGATGTGCCTGTTTCTGAGACCGAGTCAAATCTGGAGAATAAGCCATCCGAGCCTCTCATAGAAACCTCAGTAAACGTGGAAAAAGAGCCAGACATGTCTGCCACTGAAAATTTGACAGAAAATGACCAAAACTCTGATGTGTTGGCTGCTGGAGTTTCGGGAGACAGTGACAAAGGGTTATCTCTCTTGCCCGCTACCCAGACTTCACCTAACCATAACGAAGGAGTTGCTACTCTTGAGGCTGAACGTATGGAAGACATGGAAGTCGACGTCCCTGATTCTATTTTGGTTACTGATGCTAGTATTGATCCTCCAAATAACAACGAAGTCAGTGTCGAGGCTCCTACTAATGCTGAAAATAAAGACTATTCTATAGTATTAGTACCCGAGGGGAGTGATGCTGATAATGAGAGTGCGTCAGTGAGACGTGAACCTGGTCCTCCTTATGTTGCATCTTCTGATACGAAGTCTGAAGTGGGGGCAAGTGGGGGTTTGAATAAGGGGGTCCATAAAATAGGTCCGCCACCACCTGGTTTGGATAGGCCCATGAGCCCAAAACGCTCTTTTCTGTTGGATGATACGTCGGAGGGCTATGAATCTGGAACGGAGGAGGATCAAGCTGCTTTTATGAAAGAACTGGGTCACTTCTTTAGAGAGAGAAACATGGACTTCAAACCTCCAAAATTTTATGGAGAGGGACTAAACTGCCTTAA GTTGTGGAGAGCTGTAATTAGATTGGGGGGCTATGACAAG GTTACTGGATGCAAACTATGGCGGCAAGTAGGAGAGTCTTTCAGGCCCCCAAA GACATGTACAACAGTGTCATGGACTTTCCGAGGTTTCTACGAAAAG GCTCTTCTTGAATATGAGCGGCATAAAGTTTTCGTGGGTGAAGTACAGATACCCCTTGCTATTGAACCAGAACCAATGAATATTGATAATCAG GCTTCTGGATCTGGTAGAGCGAGGAGAGACGCAGCAGCACGTGCTATGCAAGGTTGGCATTCACAGCGTCTTAATGGGAACGGTGAAGTTAATGATGACCCTGCATTTAAG GATAAGAATTTAGTTCTTCATCAAAAGCGCGAAAAACAGATAGGAACACCCCCTG GTTTGCTTAAACGCAAGAGGCTATCGTCTACTGAACATGTTGCAAAACATGCTATTCAAGTGTCTAATCCTAT GTTGGATGTGACAGTTGTTGATGTTGGACCACCAGCTGACTGGGTAAAGATTAACGTGCAGAGGACG CAAGATTGCTTTGAGGTGTATGCATTAGTCCCAGGACTAGTCCGTGAAGAG GTCCGAGTCCAATCAGATCCGGCAGGGCGGTTGGTAATAAGTGGCGAACCGGAGAACCCTATGAATCCCTGGGGAGCTACTCCTTTCAAGAAG GTCGTGAGTTTGCCGACAAGAATTGATCCTCATCATACATCGGCTGTGGTGACCCTGAACGGCCAGTTGTTCGTCCGTGTGCCACTCGAGCAATCTGATTAG